The Buteo buteo chromosome 5, bButBut1.hap1.1, whole genome shotgun sequence DNA segment GCTTCGCCGTAAAACCTGCAACGCTCCGAAACGCACCTTTGTTCGTCCGTTCGGGGAAAATAAACGCCTCAAAAGCCCTGAGCGTTCAAGCggaagagaaaggggaaggaagaaggcgGAGGAGGCGGAAGATAACCCCCCGCTGGAGCCAGCCGGTTGCGGAGCGAACGGAGGCCgggccggccgcccccgccgccgcggagcCCCGCCGGGGCACCGGCAAGTGCCGGGTCGGCCTGGGAGGGGAAAACAAAGGGGCGCTGGGCAGCCCACGGCCGCCGGGCACCGGGCAGGCAGAGCCGGGGtcgggggagaggggagagacgggctctcccctgcctcccaccccCGGTGTTTCAAGCCGGCAGCATTTCATCCTCCCAAAAACCCCTTCCCCAGCGGCGAGGCGCTCTCGGATACGCCTCTGCCTCCTTTAACGCGCCTCGCCTCGTatctccctctcttttcccaagaACGGCGTCCCAAAAGTGGCCCCGGGAAGCTCCCAGGCAAGCCTGGAGCCCACGAAACGCCCTGCTGCAAAAAGAAGGCgaatttcttcctctctttttatatatatcgAAAAGAAATCGTTTTATTAAAGACGCTTTAGGAACAGTTTGGCAACATCGTTAACAGCTAGGAAGTTCAGCCCATATTTCCAACACAAAGTAAAAGCAGGCtttaagacaagaaaagaaaaagatatggTTTATGGAGAAATAGTCTTACTGTATGTCTTACCCACATACACTGGTAATCAAAGTGTTTAGAGCAATAGTacattataataaataatactaGTTCGGAACACACACATTTTAATAATTAGACGAGGCACATTAACAGAGAGGATATCGCTTCTCTCTCCTAGTAGTTGACTAGCGTGTCTGATCACCCTGTGTATATCGTAACATGCACACTaggtttaaaataataaaaaaatcgACAAAATCCTAGCCTTTCGGCCTATATAAATTATGGCATCTTTTGAAATTCCTTATTTATTGCTTCTGTCATTAACACCcgtttatttttgtaaattaaaagttAGCGGTGAACTTCACTTCTCCGACCAGgagttttggtgggtttttttttgtttgtttgtttgggttttgtttttttttaagcgcCGTGgcgggaggaaggagaagagtcTTGTGCTTGTCCGGACAAACAGGCTAGAGCGGGCATTTTACACAAGGTCTGCGCAGGTTTATACACACCTCTGTAGCGGCAGCCTCTCCCCTGGCTGCAGGACGAGCTGACCCATCAGTCCCGCCGAAAGCGCTTCCCCGAGATGCCCCGACCTGCGCCTCCGCGGAGCGCCCAGCCGCGCAGCCCCCGCGGCCGGCAGCGCCCGCCCGGGCCCGAAGCGCCCCTTCCCGGGAACAGGCGGCTCCTTTTTCAACCGGGGAATATGAAATCCTTCCACTGAAAACGAAATCGcggaaaaaaaaccccgcaaaacaaaacaaaaaaacaaccaaccaaaaaaaaaaaccaaacccaaacccaaaactgtCGAAGCGGGGAGCGCGGTGGGAGATGCCCGGGACTGTGCTTTGCACCCCGCAACTGCTCGGAGAGATTCTCCCTCCCTcgaaaaagcaattaaaaatccGGCTGCAGACGTTACCCCTCCACGCAATTCGTAATTCTCTCCGGGTCCCGGTGGGCTCGGCGGGTTTTGGCAGCAGCCGGGTGCTGCCACGGGTCCGGACTCCGGCTTTCTTGCATTTTCcgattgattttttttttcactcggCGTGTTTTGAAGTTTACGATACCAAATCAAAACTGACACTTTTTGGCACTGGCTgctgttcagagaaaaaaaaaacaaactacagAAAACCCCCCAAAGAGTTAAGCATTTAAGAAAGTTATAACTGTAACCGTTCAACATATTTAAATTCGTTTATACTGGCCTagagggaagaacagaaaatataattaatattaatattattattattttcaaaaggaagaaacagaactaTAATTCAAGATTTGTCAGCACTCCCTTCCACTGAGAGAAAAACGCTGACTTTCATGGAAAACAATTCCCGCAATTTCGCCGCcgctggaaggagaaaaaaaaatttaaatatattttcaatgaAGTCTTTCCAAAAGTCTTTAGCTGGTCGTAAATTGAGTTTATATATCCATCACTGTCCGCAACTAATAGATCAAGATACATTGTCTTTCAGTTTGGAGACTATTTTCTTATCCTTCACCCTCCTGTTCTGAAACCAAATGGTAACTTGTCTCTCAGACAGGTTTGTGGCTGCGGATATCCTTCGCCTCTTGTCCTTGTTAATGAACTTGTTAATGGCATATTCATTCTCGAGTTCTTTAAGCTGCAGTTTTGTGTACGGCACTCGCTTCTTTCTCCCACGCCGGTAGACACACATATCGGGCTGGTTTAGTGCAACGTCCCCTATTGTAAAAGACATTATGtgaaaaattagaattttattACAGGCGTTTAAAGCTTAACCGATACTTGTTGGGCACTGGTTTTCACGGGCAAATAAATAATGCCGGGTTGTTTacagtttattattatttacaccGCCACATTATTTGCACGTTAGTAAAGCACCAAAACCTTGATGGACTGTCATCACTTTTCAGGCATGCATCGCTAGCGAGCACGCAGGACGGCGGGGGCATTGGCTGGGGTGCCGAGAGCAGGTCGGTGCTGGCAGCGCACACACAGAAATCGCTTTGGTGTGTGTTTCCCCGGGTTTGTTTGCATGTGGTTTGTGCCTCTGTGCCCTCGCTACTCCCAGCCTCTTAAGTGCTCTGGGGCCGGGTCAATCGCCGGCCGGAGAGGCAGACGAGCGCAAGCCTTCGAGCCGTCCTCCTGCAAACTGCGAACGCGAATACAAACCCGGCCGCCgagggaagcagcaggagaaggagccgcggccgccccggcgCCCGCGGGACAGGGGATCCGGGGCCGTggcggggggggccctggggtcTGTCCCGCGGGGTGGAAAGCAGAGGGTGAGGTTTCCTCGGGGgtaggggcggggggggggggaaggaaaaaggaaaatccacCGCCCCCCCTCTCTCTCCGCTCTGTGCGTGTCTGTGCAGCGTGTCCACCTCGGCAGGCcgcccctgcagcccggggggcgggggaggggacGGGCAGGCGGAGGAGGCGCGGGGGGGGTTCAGCTCAGACCATTTCTCTCCCTCTCGTACCTGGAAAGGACGATTTCCAAAAGTGTGAGCTCTGTGTCTGATCTTTGGCACAGTAAACCTGACTATTCCAGCCATTAGCCAGAGTCCAAGACTGATAGCCCTCCATTGATATGTATGTTTCGTGTCTCGGTTCCCCAGAGCCAAACGTTGAGACCATGTCTATGTACCCAGGAACGTGCTGGTAGGGGGTTGTATAGCCCTGGTAGAAGGACACTTCCTTCGCCCTGGAGGAGACTTCATTGGCGGGGACACTCGTGCTGGTCAGACTGGAGACGTCCATGTACTTTTCCACGGGAAAGCCGCCAATGGAGGCATGGGGGGGAGACTTCAGGGCGTTTTGCTGGATCCCAACCCCGTGGGACATCCTGCAGCTATAGTATCCATTGCCAAAGTGATACCCATAGCCGAGCGCGGGGGCGGTGGCCGGCGCGGCGGAGCCCGGGCAGTCCTTGGCCGGGGGGTCGGGCCTCGCCGCCGCCCCCGAGCGCTCCCCTCCGCCGGCGTAGGCGAAccccgaggcggcggcggcggcagcggcggcggcggccgctcggCCCGTGTGCGCCGCCCCGAAAACGGGCGAGGAGAGAAAATTACGGCACTGCCCgggggctccgccgccgccgccgccgccgccgctgctgtcGCCGCGCAGTCCGTCCATCTCCCAGCTCGCTGCTTTGCTCATGGCCTTGCACAtcgcgggcggcggcggcggcggctcggtCCCCGGCCGGGCATGATGCAAACGGTTATTTGCCTCCAACAGGTTGGATCCTGGCGGTACGTTTATAAAAACGAAGTCCAGGTTGGGAGGGGGGACGGGGGTGGGGGCGGCCGGCTCCAGATTAGTTTGCCGCAGGCCGGGGGGCTGCTCATAGGCTGCCGTCGAAACATGTGACCCTCCCGCTGCCCGCACTGCCCCTTTCGCCTCGCAGCCCCCCGGTCCGCACCGACggcgcgccccccccctccctcccttcccacccccgccccgccgccgcgctcccgccccgccgcggccctgGCGCTGGGGAGGggttgggcgggggggggaaaggggggcgACGGTGATGCCCCTCCGGGCCAGCCTCGCCCCCGCCGCtttcatccccccccccgctcctgcCCGCGGCTTCAAAAGGGCCAGCGGAGGACCCTTGGTCCTCCGCTGGCCCTTTTGAAGCCGCGGGCAGAGGCTCTTTTTTTGAAGCCGCGGGCAGGGGTCTGACCGGATCCCCGGCGAGACCTTCCCCAGCTCATTGTTGCTCCTGCGGCAGGGAGAAAAAACCCGACACGGTCTTTGTGTGCcatcctccccacctccctcctgcccggcGGTGTACGGAGTGGAAGGGCTTTGTTATAGGGGAGAAGGGGTCCCCTGGCTCCACGGAGCTCTCGGCCCGTGGGAGACCCCCCCTTCAGCCCCCAGATATTGCTACCAGCCAGGAAATGGCACCGGGGCTGTAGGCAGCGCAAGATGCTAAACCTGGCACTCATTAGAcgtggcttttttccccttgcagtGTCAGTTCATGTCGTGGTAAGGCAGCCTAGTTAAAACGCGGCGTTTGCTTATGCTGACGGCTGTTCTGGGGGTGACTTCCCAAAACTATGGCAAATCCTTCTGTCGTCTCTCTCGACTCTCCCGCTGAGCCGGGATGGAAATCGCAGGAGCGCGAAGAGCTGGAAATGGAGAAAGCTCCGAAGACGTGTCCCAGCCCcaaccccagccccagcccctctgggccGGCTCCTGGCGCTCCACGGTTGTGTATTGCAGACACTTAACCCTCTCTCGGGCGTGGAGGGCAACAAGTTGCGGCAGCTCCGCGGGGAAAGGCAGGGCATCTCCGCGCCCGCTGAAAAGCACATAGCTGGGGCCGTGTTTACTGTCCCAGCGGAGGCTCAGGcgcaggagagaagagagggagCCGCCGTGGAGGTGAAACTCGGTGCTGAAGGGGTTGGAGGTGGCCTTGCTGAGCAGCCCGGGCAGGCGGTCGCGGGCCCCGCCCGGGCTGCTGGGCTACCACGGGCGCGGAGGGGCCGAGCGGGAGCGCGGCAGGTCGCGCAGCAGCCGCCCCTGCGCAGCCCTGCTTCGTAGCCGCTCTAATAATCGTCGGCAGTTTCTGGAAGCGGGGTGAGAAATGACAAACGGGTGCCAGCAATCGCAGCAACAACCGGATGGCAAGCACGAGTTCACGTTCATTAGTTCTAACCACTTAATTGCTATTAATCTTTCATAATCAGCTAAGAAGTGAGTCGGACGTGATTACATGTTTCACTCGGTTGTAAGTCGAATCAGTATTTACTCTCAGGACATGAAACCCTACATAATTAGGAGGACGC contains these protein-coding regions:
- the HOXD13 gene encoding homeobox protein Hox-D13, which codes for MCKAMSKAASWEMDGLRGDSSGGGGGGGGAPGQCRNFLSSPVFGAAHTGRAAAAAAAAAAASGFAYAGGGERSGAAARPDPPAKDCPGSAAPATAPALGYGYHFGNGYYSCRMSHGVGIQQNALKSPPHASIGGFPVEKYMDVSSLTSTSVPANEVSSRAKEVSFYQGYTTPYQHVPGYIDMVSTFGSGEPRHETYISMEGYQSWTLANGWNSQVYCAKDQTQSSHFWKSSFPGDVALNQPDMCVYRRGRKKRVPYTKLQLKELENEYAINKFINKDKRRRISAATNLSERQVTIWFQNRRVKDKKIVSKLKDNVS